A single genomic interval of Arthrobacter sp. NicSoilB8 harbors:
- the dapF gene encoding diaminopimelate epimerase produces MDHTESVAAERTAGDTAALSGLKFSKGHGTGNDFVLIADPNGTLSLSPEHVAALCDRHRGIGGDGLIRAVPSRLLPEGQELLTAHPAAEWFMDYRNGDGSLSEMCGNGVRVFVHFLIAEGLVDLPAGESLVIGTRGGAKTIVRTAAGYAVDMGPWEFIFPGEATARAMDSLVSAEGLEVARPALSVSMGNPHTVVALAEMAELEATQLFTAPRVDPTPPHGTNVEFVVPSEPLVHDGTGTITMRVHERGVGETQSCGTGACAAAVAIRHWAGQDAPDAWNVHVPGGVVGVKFFLGPEGHEHVELSGPAVIVASGTLS; encoded by the coding sequence ATGGACCACACCGAATCCGTAGCAGCTGAGCGTACCGCCGGCGATACCGCAGCCCTCAGCGGCCTGAAGTTTTCAAAGGGCCATGGAACGGGCAACGATTTTGTCCTGATCGCCGACCCCAACGGCACCCTCTCGCTGAGCCCCGAGCACGTCGCGGCGCTCTGCGACCGCCACCGGGGGATCGGCGGCGACGGCCTGATCCGCGCGGTGCCCTCCCGGCTCCTGCCCGAGGGCCAGGAGTTGTTGACCGCGCACCCCGCTGCCGAGTGGTTCATGGACTACCGCAATGGCGACGGCTCATTGTCCGAGATGTGCGGCAACGGCGTCCGCGTCTTTGTGCACTTCCTCATTGCCGAAGGCCTGGTGGACCTTCCGGCCGGTGAGTCCCTCGTCATTGGCACCCGGGGCGGGGCGAAGACGATCGTCCGGACGGCCGCTGGCTATGCCGTCGACATGGGCCCGTGGGAGTTCATTTTTCCCGGCGAGGCAACCGCGCGGGCGATGGATTCGCTCGTCAGCGCCGAGGGGCTCGAGGTGGCCAGGCCGGCACTGTCCGTCAGCATGGGCAACCCGCACACGGTCGTGGCGCTGGCCGAGATGGCCGAACTTGAGGCCACCCAGCTGTTCACGGCCCCCCGGGTGGATCCGACGCCGCCGCACGGCACCAACGTCGAATTTGTTGTGCCGTCCGAACCGCTGGTCCACGACGGCACGGGCACCATCACCATGCGGGTCCACGAGCGGGGAGTGGGGGAGACCCAGTCATGCGGCACCGGCGCGTGCGCCGCCGCCGTCGCGATCCGCCACTGGGCCGGCCAGGACGCACCGGATGCGTGGAACGTTCACGTTCCCGGCGGCGTCGTCGGAGTGAAGTTCTTCCTGGGCCCGGAAGGGCACGAGCACGTCGAACTCAGCGGCCCGGCCGTGATCGTCGCTAGTGGGACGCTTTCCTGA
- a CDS encoding methyltransferase, with the protein MESAHYFSAQPAGPFTRKPLIVDLAGETRRLQTSSGIFSPDGIDKGTAVLLADVPAPAPQGNLLDIGCGWGPIALTMALRAPHARVYAVDVNERCVTLTNENAALLGLSNITASTPEAVDPELRFDTIWSNPPIRIGKDELHALLRLWIPRLAPGGSAWLVVQKNLGSDSLQRWLAAELDPSFTVTRESTAKSFRILRVRKASH; encoded by the coding sequence ATGGAGTCTGCACACTATTTCAGCGCCCAGCCCGCCGGGCCCTTCACCCGCAAGCCGCTCATTGTGGATCTTGCCGGTGAGACGCGCCGGTTGCAGACGTCCTCAGGGATCTTCAGCCCGGACGGGATCGACAAGGGAACCGCCGTGTTGCTCGCCGACGTCCCGGCCCCGGCTCCGCAGGGCAACCTGCTCGATATCGGCTGCGGCTGGGGACCGATCGCCCTGACCATGGCCCTGCGTGCACCGCATGCCCGGGTCTATGCGGTGGACGTGAATGAACGCTGCGTGACGCTGACCAATGAAAACGCCGCACTATTGGGACTGAGCAATATCACCGCCAGCACACCGGAGGCCGTGGACCCGGAACTGCGTTTTGACACCATCTGGTCCAACCCGCCGATCCGGATCGGCAAGGACGAGCTTCATGCCCTCCTGCGCCTGTGGATTCCCCGGCTGGCGCCGGGCGGATCAGCCTGGCTTGTGGTCCAGAAGAACCTCGGCTCGGACTCGCTGCAGCGCTGGCTGGCAGCGGAGCTGGACCCCAGCTTCACCGTGACCCGGGAGAGCACTGCCAAGTCCTTCCGGATCCTTCGGGTCAGGAAAGCGTCCCACTAG
- the hflX gene encoding GTPase HflX — MTSQPNTGPDSAAQDMSPEEIQAVIDRILSKDTPAPSTGRSSGTGANAAAAGSAGGANAVLGKAQAISRLDEVYTNFDGDQQDLEERHALRRKAGLSTELEDVTEVEYRQLRLERVVLAGLWSEGTLADAENSLRELAALAETAGSEVLDGLVQRRAKPDPGTFLGSGKAQELKAIVMSTGADTVVVDAELAPSQRRGLEDIVKVKVIDRTALILDIFAQHAKSREGKAQVELAQLEYLLPRLRGWGESMSRQAGGQVGGAGAGMGSRGPGETKIELDRRRIRTRMAKLRREIAAMKPARETKRANRRRNAVPSVAIAGYTNAGKSSLLNRLTDAGVLVENALFATLDPTVRKAETADGLGYTLADTVGFVRSLPTQLVEAFRSTLEEVADSDLILHVVDASHPDPEGQIAAVRTVFSEVDARKVPEIIVLNKADAADPFVLERLKQREPRHVVVSARTGEGIPELLKAISDGIPRPGVKLELLIPYNRGDLLNKLHETDAEILSLDHEETGTRAVVMVREGLAAELDPFISND, encoded by the coding sequence ATGACCAGCCAGCCCAACACCGGACCCGATTCAGCCGCCCAGGACATGAGTCCTGAGGAGATCCAGGCTGTAATCGACCGGATCCTCTCCAAGGACACCCCCGCCCCGAGCACCGGCCGCAGCTCCGGAACCGGTGCCAACGCCGCAGCCGCCGGGAGCGCCGGCGGCGCCAACGCGGTGCTCGGCAAAGCACAAGCCATCTCCCGCCTGGATGAGGTGTACACCAACTTCGACGGCGACCAGCAGGATCTCGAGGAGCGCCACGCGCTGCGCCGCAAGGCCGGCCTGTCCACCGAACTCGAAGACGTCACCGAGGTCGAATACCGGCAGTTGCGTCTGGAGCGAGTTGTCCTGGCCGGACTCTGGAGCGAAGGTACTCTCGCCGATGCCGAGAATTCGCTGCGTGAACTTGCGGCCCTGGCTGAGACCGCCGGCTCGGAAGTTCTCGACGGGCTCGTCCAGCGTCGGGCCAAGCCCGATCCCGGAACCTTCCTCGGTTCCGGCAAGGCCCAGGAACTCAAGGCCATCGTGATGTCCACGGGTGCCGATACCGTCGTGGTCGACGCCGAACTGGCACCGTCCCAGCGACGTGGCTTGGAGGACATCGTCAAGGTCAAGGTCATCGACCGCACGGCGCTGATCCTGGACATCTTCGCGCAGCATGCCAAGAGCCGCGAAGGCAAGGCCCAGGTGGAACTGGCCCAGCTGGAATACCTGCTCCCGCGCCTGCGTGGCTGGGGTGAGTCGATGTCCCGCCAGGCCGGTGGCCAGGTGGGTGGCGCCGGCGCCGGCATGGGTTCGCGTGGTCCTGGTGAGACGAAGATCGAACTGGACCGCCGCCGGATCCGCACCCGGATGGCCAAGCTGCGGCGTGAAATCGCCGCCATGAAGCCCGCCCGGGAAACGAAGCGCGCCAACCGCCGTCGCAATGCGGTGCCGTCAGTGGCGATCGCCGGCTACACCAACGCGGGGAAGTCCTCGTTGCTGAACCGGCTGACCGACGCCGGGGTGCTGGTGGAGAACGCCCTGTTCGCCACCCTGGACCCCACAGTTCGCAAGGCCGAAACCGCCGACGGCCTGGGCTACACCCTTGCGGACACCGTGGGATTTGTCCGCTCGTTGCCCACCCAGCTCGTGGAAGCGTTCCGCTCCACCCTGGAGGAAGTGGCCGACTCGGACCTGATCCTGCACGTCGTGGACGCATCGCACCCCGACCCCGAAGGCCAGATCGCCGCAGTCCGTACGGTCTTCAGCGAAGTCGACGCCCGCAAGGTTCCGGAGATCATTGTCCTGAATAAAGCCGACGCCGCCGATCCGTTCGTCCTCGAACGGCTCAAGCAGCGCGAACCGCGCCACGTGGTGGTCTCGGCCCGCACGGGTGAAGGCATCCCGGAACTGCTCAAGGCCATCAGCGACGGCATTCCGCGGCCCGGCGTGAAGCTTGAACTGCTGATCCCTTACAACCGCGGGGATCTGCTGAACAAGCTCCACGAGACCGACGCCGAGATCCTGAGCCTGGACCACGAGGAAACCGGAACCCGTGCCGTGGTGATGGTGCGCGAAGGACTCGCCGCTGAACTGGATCCCTTCATCAGCAATGACTGA